From one Cyanobacterium stanieri PCC 7202 genomic stretch:
- a CDS encoding 4-vinyl reductase 4VR (PFAM: V4R domain~COGs: COG1719 hydrocarbon binding protein (contains V4R domain)~InterPro IPR004096~KEGG: cyp:PCC8801_1056 4-vinyl reductase 4VR~PFAM: 4-vinyl reductase 4VR~SPTR: 4-vinyl reductase 4VR) has product MISITDLVEKKPLKGNYFSPDAYVQGDFELGLLETRQGSRLIALPEVLLKGIYDGLDEEIGQASGIVLYNCGRWWGKSFYRRFLGEVSEYYEKSLAQMEMAEFISCLKQCWKTHGWGVAEFDFDYYPHGFMVVKTVNSPFAAAAPQNKQFSCQPEAGILSAFFSQLTGEDLGCVQTSCESMGAEANYFVIGLAERIKLTEGWLEEGQDHPTIMERLSRSEMTSL; this is encoded by the coding sequence ATGATTTCTATTACAGATTTAGTAGAAAAGAAACCTTTGAAGGGGAATTATTTTTCCCCAGATGCCTATGTGCAGGGAGACTTTGAGTTGGGGCTTTTGGAAACTCGCCAAGGTTCTCGCCTTATTGCTTTACCTGAAGTTCTTTTAAAGGGTATCTATGACGGGTTGGATGAGGAAATCGGACAGGCTTCGGGAATAGTTCTTTATAATTGTGGACGCTGGTGGGGTAAGAGTTTTTATCGTCGCTTTTTGGGTGAGGTGAGCGAATATTATGAAAAATCCCTTGCTCAAATGGAGATGGCGGAGTTTATTAGTTGTTTAAAACAATGTTGGAAAACCCACGGCTGGGGAGTGGCAGAGTTTGATTTTGACTACTATCCCCATGGTTTTATGGTGGTGAAAACCGTTAATTCTCCTTTTGCGGCGGCGGCTCCTCAAAATAAGCAATTTTCTTGTCAACCAGAGGCAGGTATTTTGAGTGCTTTCTTTAGTCAGTTGACGGGGGAAGATTTGGGCTGTGTACAAACCAGTTGTGAGTCTATGGGCGCTGAGGCTAATTATTTTGTGATTGGTTTGGCGGAAAGAATTAAACTCACGGAGGGTTGGTTGGAGGAAGGACAGGATCATCCTACTATTATGGAACGTCTTTCCCGTAGTGAGATGACCAGTTTGTAA
- a CDS encoding ferredoxin (PFAM: 2Fe-2S iron-sulfur cluster binding domain~COGs: COG0633 Ferredoxin~InterPro IPR001041~KEGG: cyn:Cyan7425_3169 ferredoxin~PFAM: ferredoxin~SPTR: Ferredoxin), which produces MAKTIKLDPIGTETAIKTNDNLLSGLLKNDLDVMQECGGRGMCSTCHVYIKEGMDSLSPLNRREKRTLEVITTCKTNSRLACQARVIGEGVVVELPSGMYLSQIDDVDALIGRRAQKNILHPISGKILVEEGKLITRSMITQLENTKGEVNQYLAQTENVV; this is translated from the coding sequence GTGGCTAAAACAATCAAGTTAGATCCTATAGGTACGGAAACAGCAATTAAAACTAATGATAATCTTTTATCTGGTTTGCTCAAAAATGATTTAGATGTAATGCAGGAGTGCGGTGGTCGTGGTATGTGTTCTACTTGCCATGTTTACATCAAGGAGGGTATGGATAGTTTATCACCCCTCAATCGTCGGGAAAAAAGAACTTTGGAGGTGATTACTACCTGTAAGACTAATTCTCGCCTTGCTTGTCAGGCAAGGGTGATTGGTGAGGGGGTTGTGGTGGAACTGCCTTCGGGGATGTATTTGAGTCAAATTGATGATGTGGATGCTTTGATTGGCAGACGCGCCCAGAAAAATATTCTTCACCCTATTTCTGGAAAAATTTTGGTGGAGGAGGGTAAGTTAATTACTCGTTCGATGATTACTCAATTGGAAAATACTAAGGGGGAGGTTAATCAATATCTTGCCCAAACGGAAAATGTTGTTTAG
- a CDS encoding hypothetical protein (KEGG: cyt:cce_2107 hypothetical protein~SPTR: Slr0149 protein) — protein MLKQFADLTLEADGRYAQDYELRFLEDYFATKDVRMSAYVKIRDSAKDIVEAVRVGKQQRNPEFKDFYSTCKRDLVDLLRYSAAALLFDDMERLRTNMLLWFQTISMAYKFEDDNVDTYDLLLKAMGEFLTPEEAKLAIPIFELNCAVLV, from the coding sequence ATGTTGAAACAATTTGCTGATTTAACCCTTGAGGCTGATGGTCGTTATGCTCAAGATTATGAGTTAAGGTTTTTGGAGGATTATTTTGCGACTAAGGATGTACGAATGAGTGCTTATGTCAAAATTAGGGATTCTGCCAAGGACATCGTAGAGGCTGTGAGGGTTGGTAAGCAACAGCGTAATCCTGAGTTTAAGGATTTTTACAGCACTTGTAAGCGTGATTTAGTGGATTTGTTGCGTTATTCGGCGGCGGCTTTGTTGTTTGATGATATGGAACGGTTACGCACAAATATGTTGCTCTGGTTTCAGACTATTTCTATGGCTTATAAGTTTGAGGATGATAATGTTGATACTTATGATCTTCTTCTTAAGGCTATGGGAGAATTTTTGACTCCTGAAGAGGCTAAGTTGGCTATTCCTATTTTTGAGCTTAATTGTGCGGTATTGGTATAG
- a CDS encoding Tetratricopeptide TPR_1 repeat-containing protein (PFAM: Tetratricopeptide repeat~InterPro IPR019734:IPR013026:IPR001440~KEGG: cyt:cce_2105 hypothetical protein~PFAM: Tetratricopeptide TPR_1 repeat-containing protein~SMART: Tetratricopeptide repeat~SPTR: Tetratricopeptide TPR_2 repeat protein) codes for MDKQVDVLGYVGLGVTAVGAIASAITGQVLPLSIGSTIGVGCNVFSRKQSEERLIDEFNNQQQRLETLQNTVEVNHGELKESLVMSKADFGNQVEDLKVKLNDRLTNAKDGLEGEIARLSGQAQEIKDIVSNLRQVEILSQELRVKPDSASFFYERGNSHSKLGNISGAIADYTEAINKNQDYAQAYHKRGVLYLDSGAKQKAVDDLRKASLLYFEQGDIDSYHQAREMSKNVHELHHNGNGAKKELVVGAELFS; via the coding sequence ATGGATAAGCAAGTTGATGTTTTGGGTTATGTGGGCTTGGGTGTAACTGCGGTAGGGGCGATCGCCTCTGCGATTACAGGACAGGTTTTACCGCTTTCTATCGGCTCTACCATTGGGGTGGGTTGTAATGTGTTTAGTCGTAAGCAGTCGGAAGAAAGGTTGATTGATGAGTTTAATAATCAGCAACAGAGATTAGAGACTTTACAAAATACTGTGGAGGTAAATCATGGGGAGTTGAAGGAGTCTTTAGTTATGAGTAAAGCTGATTTTGGTAATCAGGTAGAGGATTTGAAGGTTAAGTTAAATGATCGTTTAACGAATGCTAAGGATGGTTTGGAGGGGGAAATTGCCCGTCTTAGTGGTCAAGCCCAAGAAATCAAGGATATTGTTAGTAATCTACGACAGGTGGAAATTTTATCCCAAGAGTTACGGGTTAAGCCTGATTCTGCTTCTTTCTTTTATGAAAGGGGTAATAGTCATAGTAAGTTGGGTAATATCTCAGGGGCGATCGCAGATTATACCGAAGCCATTAACAAAAACCAAGATTATGCCCAAGCCTATCACAAAAGAGGGGTTTTATATTTAGATTCAGGAGCGAAACAAAAGGCAGTGGACGATTTACGCAAGGCTTCTTTACTCTATTTTGAACAAGGAGATATTGACAGTTATCACCAAGCAAGGGAAATGAGTAAAAATGTTCATGAATTACACCATAATGGTAATGGAGCGAAAAAAGAGTTAGTAGTGGGTGCAGAGTTATTTTCTTAG
- a CDS encoding 4'-phosphopantetheinyl transferase (PFAM: 4'-phosphopantetheinyl transferase superfamily~TIGRFAM: phosphopantetheine--protein transferase domain~COGs: COG2091 Phosphopantetheinyl transferase~InterPro IPR008278~KEGG: cyc:PCC7424_5313 4'-phosphopantetheinyl transferase~PFAM: 4'-phosphopantetheinyl transferase~SPTR: 4'-phosphopantetheinyl transferase), producing the protein MFDIYLLNTDHFLTDIPYLRSLLSIDEWQRVERFKQKIQADKSCIARANLRIILSKYLNINPAKIIFDYNQKGKPFLKDYPHLHFNLSHTDNLIVYGISDHLMGIDIENINKKVKFQELAQRFFCPSEYILMNQINPENEAKLFYTLWTAKEAYLKAIGEGLSGGLDSIELSYNFQNEDVEITSAKIREEWQIKNCKINDNYLVSVAIKSKDELPDNLTIKKFEKY; encoded by the coding sequence ATGTTTGATATTTATCTATTAAATACAGATCATTTTCTAACGGATATACCTTATTTGAGATCTCTGTTATCCATAGATGAATGGCAAAGAGTAGAACGTTTTAAACAAAAGATACAAGCTGATAAAAGTTGTATAGCTAGGGCTAATCTCAGAATTATTTTAAGTAAATATTTGAATATAAATCCAGCAAAAATAATTTTTGATTACAACCAAAAAGGTAAACCTTTTTTAAAAGATTATCCCCATTTACATTTTAATTTATCCCATACTGATAACTTGATTGTTTATGGTATTTCTGATCATCTAATGGGGATAGATATAGAAAATATTAATAAAAAAGTTAAGTTTCAAGAACTAGCTCAAAGATTTTTTTGCCCTTCAGAATATATCCTTATGAACCAAATAAATCCTGAAAATGAAGCGAAACTATTTTATACCCTTTGGACAGCAAAAGAAGCCTATTTAAAAGCCATTGGAGAGGGATTATCTGGAGGGTTAGATAGTATTGAATTAAGTTATAATTTCCAAAATGAAGATGTGGAAATTACTTCGGCGAAAATCAGGGAAGAATGGCAGATAAAAAACTGTAAGATTAATGATAATTATTTGGTTTCTGTGGCGATAAAAAGTAAAGATGAATTACCTGATAATTTGACAATTAAAAAGTTTGAAAAATACTAA
- a CDS encoding hypothetical protein (KEGG: syp:SYNPCC7002_A2313 hypothetical protein~SPTR: Putative uncharacterized protein) produces the protein MKRTLYIPDELWKDLSDYLDKHPQENASSVVQVALKEKLRPRNGAKLLDLAGIVKDASPDASKTFRYFI, from the coding sequence ATGAAAAGAACACTATATATTCCTGACGAACTATGGAAAGATTTAAGTGACTATTTAGATAAACATCCACAGGAAAATGCTTCTAGTGTGGTGCAAGTGGCATTAAAAGAAAAATTACGTCCTCGTAATGGTGCAAAATTACTCGATTTAGCTGGAATTGTCAAAGATGCTTCTCCTGATGCTTCTAAAACATTTAGATATTTTATTTAG
- a CDS encoding ATP synthase F1 subcomplex epsilon subunit (PFAM: ATP synthase, Delta/Epsilon chain, beta-sandwich domain; ATP synthase, Delta/Epsilon chain, long alpha-helix domain~TIGRFAM: ATP synthase, F1 epsilon subunit (delta in mitochondria)~COGs: COG0355 F0F1-type ATP synthase epsilon subunit (mitochondrial delta subunit)~InterPro IPR020546:IPR020547:IPR001469~KEGG: syn:slr1330 F0F1 ATP synthase subunit epsilon~PFAM: ATPase, F1 complex, delta/epsilon subunit-like~SPTR: ATP synthase epsilon chain;~TIGRFAM: ATP synthase F1, epsilon subunit) translates to MTLTVRVITPDKTVWDQDAQEVILPSGSGQLGILTDHAPLLTNLDIGVLRVRTEKDWKSIAVMGGFAEVENNEVKVLVNGAELGESIDKETAKADLETAQNELQSANASGDRLAQIKANSNYKKARARLQATNK, encoded by the coding sequence ATGACTTTAACAGTAAGGGTAATTACTCCTGATAAGACTGTCTGGGATCAGGATGCTCAAGAGGTTATCTTACCTAGTGGTAGCGGACAGTTAGGGATTTTGACTGATCATGCTCCTCTTTTGACTAACCTTGATATTGGGGTTTTGAGAGTGCGCACCGAGAAGGATTGGAAATCCATCGCTGTGATGGGCGGTTTTGCTGAGGTGGAAAATAACGAGGTTAAGGTTCTCGTTAATGGTGCTGAGTTAGGGGAATCCATCGACAAGGAAACTGCTAAGGCTGACCTAGAAACTGCTCAAAATGAGTTACAATCTGCCAATGCTAGTGGCGATCGCCTCGCACAAATCAAAGCTAATTCTAACTATAAAAAAGCTAGAGCTAGACTTCAGGCAACCAACAAATAA
- a CDS encoding ATP synthase F1 subcomplex beta subunit (PFAM: ATP synthase alpha/beta family, beta-barrel domain; ATP synthase alpha/beta chain, C terminal domain; ATP synthase alpha/beta family, nucleotide-binding domain~TIGRFAM: ATP synthase, F1 beta subunit~COGs: COG0055 F0F1-type ATP synthase beta subunit~InterProIPR020003:IPR004100:IPR000194:IPR000793:IPR 005722:IPR003593~KEGG: cyc:PCC7424_5090 F0F1 ATP synthase subunit beta~PFAM: H+transporting two-sector ATPase alpha/beta subunit central region; H+transporting two-sector ATPase alpha/beta subunit domain protein~SMART: AAA ATPase~SPTR: ATP synthase subunit beta;~TIGRFAM: ATP synthase F1, beta subunit), producing the protein MVATKEKTNVGKITQVIGPVVDAEFPSGNLPRIYNALRIEGTNEAGQPVAVTCEVQQLLGDNQVRAVSMTSTDGLVRGMEIVDLGEPISVPVGKATLGRIFNVLGEPVDNKGPVNTDETSPIHRKAPAFTELDTKPTVFETGIKVVDLLTPYRQGGKIGLFGGAGVGKTVIMMELINNIAIQHGGVSVFGGVGERTREGNDLYNEMIESNVINADNPEESKIALVYGQMNEPPGARMRVGLSALTMAEYFRDVNKQDVLLFIDNIFRFVQAGSEVSALLGRMPSAVGYQPTLGTDVGDLQERITSTKEGSITSIQAVYVPADDLTDPAPATTFAHLDGTTVLSRALASKGIYPAVDPLGSTSTMLQPSIVGEEHYNTARAVQSTLQRYKELQDIIAILGLDELSEEDRLTVDRARKIERFLSQPFFVAEVFTGSPGKYVSLEDTIKGFQRILSGELDHLPEQAFYLVGNIDEAIAKGEKLKG; encoded by the coding sequence ATGGTTGCAACAAAAGAAAAAACTAACGTCGGTAAAATCACCCAAGTAATTGGGCCGGTGGTTGATGCTGAATTTCCTAGCGGCAATCTTCCCCGTATTTATAATGCGCTCCGTATTGAAGGAACTAACGAAGCAGGGCAACCCGTAGCGGTAACTTGTGAAGTACAACAGCTTTTAGGTGATAACCAAGTTCGTGCGGTTTCCATGACTTCTACTGACGGCTTAGTTAGAGGTATGGAAATTGTTGATTTAGGAGAGCCTATCAGTGTACCTGTAGGTAAAGCAACCTTGGGACGTATTTTCAACGTTTTAGGAGAGCCTGTAGATAACAAAGGTCCTGTTAACACTGACGAAACTTCCCCCATTCACCGCAAAGCTCCTGCTTTCACTGAATTAGATACTAAACCTACTGTATTTGAAACTGGTATTAAAGTTGTTGACTTATTAACTCCCTATCGTCAAGGCGGTAAAATCGGCTTGTTTGGTGGTGCAGGGGTTGGTAAAACCGTTATTATGATGGAATTGATCAACAACATCGCTATCCAACACGGTGGTGTATCTGTGTTCGGTGGTGTGGGCGAGCGCACCCGTGAAGGTAATGACCTTTACAATGAAATGATCGAATCTAACGTAATCAATGCAGACAACCCCGAGGAGTCTAAAATTGCGTTGGTATATGGTCAGATGAACGAACCCCCCGGAGCGAGAATGCGTGTAGGTTTATCTGCACTCACCATGGCGGAATATTTCCGTGATGTTAACAAGCAAGATGTATTATTATTTATTGATAATATTTTCCGTTTCGTACAGGCTGGTTCTGAAGTATCTGCACTTCTTGGTAGAATGCCCTCTGCGGTAGGTTATCAGCCCACCCTCGGTACTGATGTAGGGGATTTACAAGAACGTATTACCTCCACCAAAGAAGGTTCTATCACTTCTATCCAAGCGGTATATGTACCTGCGGATGACTTAACTGATCCTGCCCCTGCTACTACCTTCGCTCACTTGGATGGTACTACTGTATTATCCCGTGCTTTGGCTTCTAAGGGTATTTATCCTGCGGTAGATCCTTTAGGTTCTACTAGCACCATGTTACAGCCTAGCATTGTGGGTGAAGAGCATTACAACACTGCCCGTGCGGTACAATCTACCTTACAACGTTACAAGGAATTACAAGATATTATTGCGATTCTCGGTTTAGATGAATTATCTGAAGAAGATCGTTTAACCGTTGATCGTGCGCGTAAAATCGAGCGTTTCTTGTCTCAGCCTTTCTTCGTTGCTGAAGTATTCACTGGTAGCCCTGGTAAATATGTCTCTCTCGAAGATACTATTAAAGGTTTCCAAAGAATCCTCTCTGGTGAATTAGATCATTTACCTGAACAGGCTTTCTACTTAGTTGGTAACATCGACGAGGCGATCGCCAAGGGTGAAAAACTCAAAGGCTAA
- a CDS encoding tRNA/rRNA methyltransferase (SpoU) (PFAM: SpoU rRNA Methylase family; RNA 2'-O ribose methyltransferase substrate binding~COGs: COG0566 rRNA methylase~InterPro IPR013123:IPR001537~KEGG: mar:MAE_62250 tRNA/rRNA methyltransferase~PFAM: tRNA/rRNA methyltransferase (SpoU); RNA 2-O ribose methyltransferase substrate binding~SPTR: Probable tRNA/rRNA methyltransferase) — protein sequence MLSSLKNPLIKEIRKLQRPAERHRQNLCLLEGTNLLEVASQVNYPLDTLLFTPIWQNKNYLLAQTLQNQAQRVEMVSDEVMKSLATTVNPDGVLATASRHHRQSKDPDNIKLGVVLERLQDPGNLGTIIRSSVAMGVDMLWLSGDSVDLDNPKVMRASVGEWFRIRARAEDDLITLVQGYAQKGYQIIATSLEGDKTPWQIDFSLPTILLMGNESRGLSPDLADLATEKVKIPLLNGVESLNVAIATSLFLAEYQRQRLSHSP from the coding sequence GTGTTAAGTAGTCTCAAAAACCCCCTTATCAAGGAAATACGCAAGTTACAACGCCCTGCCGAAAGACATCGTCAAAATCTTTGTTTATTGGAGGGGACAAATTTATTGGAAGTGGCTTCTCAGGTTAATTACCCCCTCGATACCTTATTATTTACCCCTATCTGGCAAAATAAAAATTATCTTCTCGCCCAAACTTTACAAAATCAAGCCCAAAGGGTGGAGATGGTAAGTGATGAGGTGATGAAGTCTCTGGCAACCACGGTAAATCCTGATGGGGTGTTGGCAACTGCTTCCCGACACCATCGCCAAAGTAAGGATCCTGACAATATTAAGTTAGGGGTTGTGTTGGAAAGATTACAGGATCCGGGTAATTTAGGCACTATTATAAGGTCTAGCGTTGCCATGGGGGTGGATATGTTGTGGTTGAGTGGGGATAGTGTGGATTTGGACAATCCCAAGGTTATGAGGGCTTCTGTGGGGGAGTGGTTTAGGATTAGGGCGAGGGCGGAGGATGATTTAATAACTTTGGTGCAAGGTTATGCGCAAAAGGGTTATCAAATTATTGCTACTTCTTTGGAGGGGGATAAAACTCCATGGCAGATTGATTTTTCTTTACCGACAATTTTATTGATGGGTAATGAGTCTCGGGGTTTGTCTCCTGATTTGGCGGATTTGGCAACGGAGAAGGTAAAAATTCCTTTGCTTAACGGGGTGGAATCCCTCAACGTTGCGATCGCCACTAGCCTTTTTTTGGCAGAATATCAAAGACAAAGATTGAGTCATTCACCCTAA
- a CDS encoding Ser-tRNA(Thr) hydrolase (PFAM: Anticodon binding domain; Threonyl and Alanyl tRNA synthetase second additional domain; tRNA synthetase class II core domain (G, H, P, S and T)~TIGRFAM: threonyl-tRNA synthetase~COGs: COG0441 Threonyl-tRNA synthetase~InterProIPR006195:IPR012947:IPR002314:IPR004154:IPR 002320:IPR018158~KEGG: cyt:cce_4835 threonyl-tRNA synthetase~PFAM: tRNA synthetase class II (G H P and S); Threonyl/alanyl tRNA synthetase SAD; Anticodon-binding domain protein~SPTR: Threonyl-tRNA synthetase;~TIGRFAM: threonyl-tRNA synthetase), whose product MAVSVKDQNSIDVLSQSNPDKLLRIRHTCAHVMAMAVQSLFPETKVTIGPWTENGFYYDFDRPLPFTPEDLKLIQKEMKRIIKAKLPIIREEIARSHLREEIEALGENYKLEILDNIPEDETITRYFIGSPDVGKTNHPEVEPSLIESVPIPPQEYWWDLCAGPHVNHTGEINPKAFALESVAGAYWRGDESNPQLQRIYGTAWETPEQLKAYLTQKEEAKKRDHRKLGTELGLFNLQEDAGGGLVFWLPKGAKMRLLIENYWREQHLKSGYEFLYTPHIANLELWKTSGHYDFYRENMFDQMDIDAQKYQLKPMNCPFHVLTYKSALYSYRDLPIRWAELGTVYRYERSGVLHGLMRVRGFTQDDAHIFCLPEQVKGEILGVLNLTEQILSDFGFTDYEVNLSTRPAKSVGSSEIWDLATQGLIDALKEKRWDYVVDDGGGAFYGPKIDIKIRDAIGRLWQCSTIQVDFNLPERFDLHYVASDGTRQRPIMIHRAIFGSLERFFGILIENYAGDFPFWLAPIQLRLLPVTEEQYPYADSVAQQLRNLGYRVEVSYKGDRLGKQIRTAELEKIPLVAVIGNKEVEKQTLSLRSRKDGDMGELNLDELKELLGKVF is encoded by the coding sequence ATGGCGGTTTCAGTAAAGGATCAAAATAGCATCGATGTTTTAAGTCAAAGTAACCCTGATAAGTTATTGCGTATTCGTCATACTTGCGCCCATGTGATGGCGATGGCGGTACAAAGTCTTTTTCCTGAAACGAAAGTAACTATAGGGCCTTGGACTGAGAATGGATTTTATTATGATTTCGATCGCCCTTTACCCTTTACTCCAGAGGATCTAAAATTAATTCAAAAGGAGATGAAAAGGATTATCAAGGCAAAACTGCCCATTATTAGGGAGGAAATAGCGCGATCGCACTTACGAGAAGAAATAGAAGCCCTCGGAGAGAATTACAAACTCGAAATCTTAGATAATATTCCCGAAGACGAAACCATTACCCGTTACTTTATCGGTAGCCCTGATGTGGGCAAAACCAACCATCCAGAAGTCGAACCATCCCTCATTGAATCAGTGCCAATTCCCCCCCAAGAATACTGGTGGGATTTGTGCGCTGGCCCCCATGTGAACCATACAGGGGAAATCAACCCCAAAGCCTTCGCCCTCGAAAGCGTTGCGGGGGCTTATTGGCGAGGAGATGAAAGCAACCCCCAACTACAAAGAATTTACGGCACCGCATGGGAAACCCCCGAACAATTAAAAGCCTATTTAACCCAAAAAGAAGAAGCAAAAAAAAGAGATCATCGCAAACTAGGCACAGAATTAGGACTCTTTAACCTCCAAGAAGATGCAGGAGGGGGATTAGTCTTTTGGCTACCCAAGGGGGCAAAAATGCGCCTACTCATCGAAAACTATTGGCGAGAGCAACATTTAAAATCAGGCTACGAATTTTTATATACCCCCCACATCGCCAACCTTGAATTGTGGAAAACATCAGGGCATTACGACTTTTATCGGGAAAATATGTTCGATCAAATGGATATTGATGCCCAAAAATATCAACTCAAACCCATGAACTGCCCTTTTCATGTACTAACCTACAAAAGTGCTTTATATTCCTACCGTGATTTACCCATCCGTTGGGCAGAATTAGGCACTGTGTATCGCTATGAGCGTTCAGGAGTATTACATGGATTGATGAGGGTAAGGGGTTTTACTCAAGATGATGCCCATATCTTCTGTTTACCAGAACAGGTTAAAGGGGAAATATTAGGGGTTTTGAACCTTACGGAGCAAATTTTATCGGATTTTGGTTTCACTGATTATGAGGTAAATTTATCTACCCGCCCCGCCAAATCCGTAGGTAGTTCAGAAATTTGGGATTTAGCCACCCAAGGCTTAATCGATGCCCTTAAGGAGAAAAGATGGGATTATGTGGTAGATGATGGGGGTGGTGCTTTCTATGGCCCTAAAATTGACATTAAAATTCGGGATGCCATCGGTAGATTGTGGCAATGTTCCACCATTCAGGTAGATTTTAACCTCCCAGAACGTTTCGATCTCCACTATGTGGCTTCTGATGGCACTCGTCAACGCCCTATTATGATTCACCGTGCCATTTTTGGTTCTTTAGAAAGATTTTTCGGTATCCTCATTGAAAACTATGCGGGGGATTTTCCTTTCTGGTTAGCACCCATTCAGTTAAGGTTATTACCCGTCACCGAAGAACAATATCCCTACGCTGATTCCGTTGCCCAACAGTTACGCAATCTAGGTTATCGTGTAGAGGTAAGTTATAAGGGCGATCGCCTCGGGAAACAAATTAGAACAGCTGAACTAGAAAAAATCCCCCTCGTAGCTGTCATCGGTAACAAGGAGGTAGAGAAACAAACCCTTAGCCTCAGAAGTAGAAAAGATGGTGATATGGGAGAGCTAAACTTGGATGAATTGAAAGAATTATTAGGCAAAGTTTTTTAG